The window AAAATGGAGTTGAACCAATATAAGCTGTAATGTGGATTGTGTGTACGGTTTATAAATGATCAGCCGCCAGATTTTCCAGTCCAATTTGCTAAATGTAAGTCTTCAaatggataagtcgtcacgtTACTCAAGCCGTCTTTAATTTTCAAAGTCCCAATTTGATTTCACTAATTCGAGTGAAATTACGAGCATTTCGAAACTGATAAGAATAACGCACCAGTTTCTGGTCTGTCGTAACATGGCGATGCGCTATGGGAGACCCCTTTGGCGCGTAATCCCAAACTCAAGCGGTTACGCAGGTCAGTCGTCAggtaagatattcaaaaaattcaaattgcaAATAAGGCTCTTTAACCTCTGTAAagaagatgggaaatatagcTGGGTTAGACGCGAGGTTAAGATATGCGATCCTTGGTCTAACATCGTCTGACTGCTCTCAATACTGACTGCATTCAAAAACCCTATGAAGCCTGTAatttgtattatatatatatatatatatatatatatatatatatatatatatatatatatatatatatatatgtatatatatatatatatatgtatatatatatataaattacaGGCTTCATAGCTGGCGAACACTGAGAAAATTAATGCGTCATTCACCACCGCACGCAGCGCAAATTATGATTATACGTTTGGAAAACATGAGCAAGAACTGATCGGCGGAAAGAGGCGTGGGAAACCGTACAGTCTCGCGGCAGTGTTTAACAGTGTAGGAGACACGGCACGTGAAGCGCATTAAAATCAAAGATGTCAAAAACGATGACTACGAACGTAACGGATGGCGCGATGATTTGCTGCGGTAAATTCTGTGACGGTTCGGGTACGATCTTAACCTACAGTACGATAATGATACTAGCCCGCGCCGCGCTTTATTCGATCGGTGTCGTTTCTAACTGTCTCGCCTTCGTCGTTCTTCGCCTGATGAGGCTGAAAAGTAGCAGCATTGTATATTTGGAAATGCTGGCCGCGGCCGATACCGTCAGCTGTCTGACCGGGTTGTTCGGGCGCGAGTTGGTGATGTTCTCGAAGCGCTTCCCGCTGGAAATCATCCGCTACGATCGCGTTTACCAACAGTATTACGGCCGTGTTTATTTCTACGTGGACGCCGCATTCCAGGCGACCACGACCACCGGTCCGTGGCTGCTGTTCGCGTTGAGTCTAGACCGCTACGTAGCTATCAGATACCCGCTGTCCGCCAGGAGCATCTGCACGATTCGGAACGCGACTCGCATTTCCGTCGCGATTTGGATTCTGACGTTTATTTTCGACTTGCCGACGATGTGGGATCACGAAACGTACGACCAGGCGCCCGATCGTCCTTGTAGCTTTATCGCGCAAAGGAAATTCCTACTTCTCAACACGAAATATGCGATCTACTACGATTTCGTGTTCGGTAAAGTTGTGTTGAAGTTCATCCCGGGTTTGGTCGTATTCGGTTGTAACGTTCACATGGCGACGTTGGTCCGGGTGGCCGCTCGCGTGCGTAACAAACTTCAACAAATAGACGCAACCGAAGATTCGACGAATAGCAAACAAGGACGACAAATCACCCTGACGATATTAgctttgaatttgatttttatggTTGATTACGGGATGGCTTTGATCAACACGATATTACCGGCGATTTTACCCAAAGGGACGAAATATCGCCCGTATCATTCGGGTCAGTTATTTCACGCTATTAATTCTATGATCAATTTATTCGTTTATCTAGGAATTCGTAAAGGTTTCGCAGAAACGCTCGTTTGGTTTCTGAGTTGTCACCGTTTAGGAAACCGATTGTAGTTGACAATGAGATGAAGTAACCGTGGGGGAGGGGGTAGGGGTCACCATACGGGTCGCGACAGAAAAACTTAAGTGGGGAGTTGAACCTTCATTCATTCAGCCAGAATCAGTGTCAATAGATCGGGGGTGGGGGATCGAACTTGGGACACCCCATGTTTATCCTCCACCACGTGGCGTCTTATTCCGGTAGATGGCGCGCGTGAAATACAATTCATTCTAAAAGTTCGTTGAATAGTAAAATCCAGCAATTTGATAGTTCAGCAAAATTCCAATATATGGCGAACATATCGTAAGGTTGAaaatcaggggcggatctagagcCCAATTTAGGGGGGGGGCACCTAATAAATGTAGCTATGATGATACTGTATTGACACCGAGCGGCGTAGGCGCGAGACGTTCCTAGCCCGTGGGGTTCCTCCCCGTTCCTAGCCCGTCTGGGGTTcctccccaagaaaatttttgaaatttaactctgttttggggccatttccTGCATTCTGAGGTAAGAATTCATGACAAATACTTTCTCCTCTTCTGCTGCTGATAAACTAAAGCATAAAAAAACGATCTTCACTTAAAGGGGGGAGGGGGCCCGGGGGCCCCTCCCTAGATCCTACCTGGTTGAAAATTACACCGGATAACACATTTCGATCCTGGGGTTACCGCATCGAATACGGTGTATTGTTAAAACcttaaaactttttacaatacatACGTTTCAACATAGTATAACTATTGGGATTCAAAGATAGAATAATTCTATCACTTCCCTACCATTAATACGGTATGTGGACGTATAATAATTTTGTTTACAAGTATTTACATATATcaagagaaaaataaaaacattttcaaaacataacAAGGTTATATATACGAATACAGTATACTATTTACAGAAGACTACATGAGGtgtctatatacatctaaaccatctttaaTAAAAAAACGACCTTTGAGTAGCGCCACGTAGCGGCTTATATTGGTAAAACCAGaagctatatttcaaattcttcTAAGTATCGTTGCATATTCGAAACGAAGATATATTGATATCTACAGAACATTACGACAAATATTCatgaagtatttcaaataattttcgaaactattttttaatggtaaaattaatataattGATCATTTATTGCATAATTTGGACACCGGTCAGGTACTAGAAGGGTCAGTCATATATATCCAAATATTGTACGTTACGTAAGCATACTTACCTGGCACAGGGGTGCTCACCGTGATCTGGAAGGCGGTGCCCCTATGGCGAGGCCTGTCATTGCACAAAGACTGGTTGACCCATACGATCTCCCCTAAAGTCGGAGACTCGGGTGTACAATTTCTGGTAGTGGGGACTGCGTTCGCGCTGTCCCCGTCATTATAAAAATCAATGCCTCATAGATGTATCCAACTTGACATAAATAGCCATGTTACATGGAGCCCCATATCCGCCTCTGAACTGGTCTTTCAAGTAAGagctaaaaaaataaattattcacttATGctttcgatgtattaaataagGCAGCCAAGAAAATTCTACCCAATCAGTCACTTGCCAATTCAGACTGGTTGGAATATTGTTTGGATGAACCGGAActgaatttcccaattatgtgcttcgattcaaagaaaaaaattcagtaaactcgaccgccgatcacacaactatatctctacttcgatttccgatttcaaaatcaaacttcctgtttcgctcccggcaggtgtggtgggtttgcaaggaacactcaatcaaaaagtcaaacgaaatttaccaaccaaataaataacagggtcaatccctattttaggATAAAAAAAGATCACTTAAGCTAAACGCGGAAGGCGCACAAAAGAAACTACGCGCTGTGTTCTTTCATTATCGCCAACAAAGAGGACCGATATTTCGCAAattggattcgggaggtttaaacctggCAAGGTCAAATTACTAAAATTGTGACCTACGTGGCGTTTATCTAAAAAGCCGATCGTAATCAATTTTAGCTGAACCTCTTACCCTAATGCCCAATGGTTTGAAAGTTTTACGTACGATGGCAAAACATTCAAAACCGAAAAGGAAAATAGTAATACTGAACGAAATCTTCCCTGCGATCCCCTAAAGAGTCCTATATATACACCGATTACCCTCATAAGATCTTCATAATTTCATGATCGTGCTTCGTCGTGGAAATCTTTCTGGAACATACACAGAATACCATTTCAGAACCGTCTCAACAATTCGTTACCAATAAATGAAACGTTTTTTGAAACGCTCCATGATTATACGTAATTATTCTGACTCATATCGAAAATCGAATTGCATTTTTAAACTTCGTTTAAATACCGTTAATCATTAATTCCGTTTCGTAGAGTATTGCATTTCTTTTTAACGAGCGCTGTGTAATCCGTCTCATCCCTATATTCACCGGGAAACGCCCAACTCTAATTGGATTGGAATCTCCTCACTGTGGTTACAGTAAGACTGATCGAGGAGAACGTCACCATGACGCGCTGTCTCTTAACGTTATTACTCATTCTACTAGTGGAACTGTCGACGGTTCAGACGACTGATTGGATCTCTACCGATCAACCGTCTGTAACTGTCAGTTCACGGTGTAACAATACGTGGTTTTCgctcgattctacgtccggttacatcctTTCACCGAATTATCCGTCGTttacgcgcggtgttgaatgtcattggttcatcaacagctctttaccgggtaCCTTCCATATCCAagtttactacgacatcgagccgtctaTATTCTGTAGAGATAACTATCTTCACATCAGCGATTCTGATAACTTACTGTGCGGAGGTGGAAAACAATTAGATATTTACCGCAGTAATTCATTATCGTTGATGTTTAAGAGTGATGTAGATGATGTTGTGAAAGGAAGTCGAGTTTATGTATATTATCGTTTGGAAGAAGAACTCGATCATCTGAAAACTGTTCACGACTGTAGgtcaaacaaaataaaacgatTACAAACTTTTAAAACTGGTTATAGATTTGCCGTCGATATGGATAGCTATTGTCGCCTCCTCAAGCTCGAGTGGTCCGTGATACCAGAGGGTTTTGGCATGAATTTGACTTTTgagaaaatagattttagattATTACAACCAGGTTTACGTACGACCGTTCAAATTTATGACGGATGGAACACAAGTGAACCTATATTTGATATACGggaacaaaccggacatccaccCAGCTCTATTTACACAAAAACTAACAAAGCCTTCATTACTTTTTCAACAAAACAACCCGGTTTATCTCTCGAAACTAATTTATCAGTAAGATTGTAcagaatatcagattggaataTTTCTAATCCATCGATTCCGATCTATAAAAACGAATCCGGAGTGCTCATTCCTGGTATAAAGCCGCATGTTATAACTCAGTCTAAACGCttatactgctggtctatcacagctGAAATActgcagtacgtcgtcttcaactggacacgtgatctcgtcacttccggtgacgtcatcggtgtCTATAAACTGGAAGGTTTAACGCTTGtcggaactgatattttactcggtaaAAACTACCTGGAATCTTTAAGCGTAAAATCTGACGGATTTCTCGTGATATTGTGTTTACTGTTATCAGAGAATTCGGTCGGGAATTCGACATCGATCGACTACAGAATAGAATTATTGAGGGAAACAGACATCGAAgtggaaaataaaaaagtgaGTTAAAAGCATGAAAATGCTTTGGAATGCGCATGTCGTAAATGCATCCTATCTATTTGAGTCTATGTCAATTAATATGTATTAAATCCGTACACTACATACTTGGATTTAATActgatgatttgattttatttgaatctattgtaGGTAAGAATTACCCATAGAGTGACATTTTTCCATCTGTTCCCCAGATATTCGAAACGGAAATTGACGTATCGCATCAGTAGATTTGCACTCAGCTCGAAAGTCGACATCTATGAGGATAAATTAGAATTcacagttttatcagagaattGTGAGAGAGccggattttatatatatgacggtggtaattttacagctagacgctacggtccgtattgtcccgCTGGTCGGGGAAACTATGGTCGATCTatcgtcagtctgattacatcgGGAGGACCGGTCACTGTAGTAGCATACGTTAACAACAGAGATGATATATTAATGACTATCGAGTCGCCGGATGCCCTCATGTTTGTCCCGACGGAGTGCGACGGGTATGTTCTACGGGAAGGAGAACGTCATATCACTATGACGTCACATTGTCTCGTGATCACACCAGCAAATCGACGCCTACcgatagaaaaaataaacgtATTTTCAGGTCATGAATAT is drawn from Tubulanus polymorphus chromosome 10, tnTubPoly1.2, whole genome shotgun sequence and contains these coding sequences:
- the LOC141912229 gene encoding neuromedin-U receptor 1-like codes for the protein MSKTMTTNVTDGAMICCGKFCDGSGTILTYSTIMILARAALYSIGVVSNCLAFVVLRLMRLKSSSIVYLEMLAAADTVSCLTGLFGRELVMFSKRFPLEIIRYDRVYQQYYGRVYFYVDAAFQATTTTGPWLLFALSLDRYVAIRYPLSARSICTIRNATRISVAIWILTFIFDLPTMWDHETYDQAPDRPCSFIAQRKFLLLNTKYAIYYDFVFGKVVLKFIPGLVVFGCNVHMATLVRVAARVRNKLQQIDATEDSTNSKQGRQITLTILALNLIFMVDYGMALINTILPAILPKGTKYRPYHSGQLFHAINSMINLFVYLGIRKGFAETLVWFLSCHRLGNRL